Below is a window of Terriglobia bacterium DNA.
GCCTCTTCTCAATTATCTCAAATCGTCCTCTTCCGGGTGGTCGCCGCTCGGCCCGCGGCTCGGGCGGAACGCGGCAGCACAGGGGGTGTGCTCCGCGTCCGGAGCAGCACGAAGCCCGCCCGCAGGGGCACCGTGGTTACGGCGTTCTTGCCTGCAGCATAGCGTCTCGGCTCTGGTTGCCGGCCGGAATCCCAAGAACTGGGTGCTGGGAACCCTACCAGCGAGGCTCGCGGGGCTGGCGCGCATGTCCGCGATAATCGTCTCCGCCGCCGCCCCGGGAGCCGCCGCGCGGGCCGCCACCGCTACGCTCCGTCTTAGGCCGCGCCTCGTTGACGGTGAGAGGACGTCCGCCCGAGTCCTTGCCGTTCAACCCCGAGATGGCGGATGCTGCCTCAGCGTCGTTTGTCATCTCAACAAAGCCGAACCCGCGCGAGCGGCCAGTGTCGCGATCGGTAACCAGCGAAGCGCTTTCCACCGCGCCGTAGGGCGCAAACATTTCGCGCAGATCGTTTTCTGTAGTGGAAAACGTGAGATTGC
It encodes the following:
- a CDS encoding RNA-binding protein; this encodes MRPAEGICVKKLYVGNLTFSTTENDLREMFAPYGAVESASLVTDRDTGRSRGFGFVEMTNDAEAASAISGLNGKDSGGRPLTVNEARPKTERSGGGPRGGSRGGGGDDYRGHARQPREPRW